In Streptomyces puniciscabiei, a single genomic region encodes these proteins:
- a CDS encoding DNA-3-methyladenine glycosylase 2 family protein, producing the protein MDEDTRYEAVRSRDGRFDGVFFFAVETTGIYCRPSCPAVTPKRHNVRFFATAAAAQRAGFRACRRCRPDAVPGSAEWNVRADVVGRAMRLIADGVVDRDGVAGLAARLGYSARQVQRQLTAELGAGPVALARAQRAHTARVLLQTTELPVTEIAFASGFASVRQFNDTVREVYASTPTELRAAAPGPRGASPGRGAGRAAPGAGIPLRLAHRGPYQAAAVFDQLAAEAVTGVEEVSGAPGGRTYRRTLRLPYGTGIVAVEERTGAPRPGTGTRPGGWLDARLHLTDLRDLTTAVQRLRRLFDLDADPYAVDERLGADPRLGPLVAARPGLRSPGAVDPAEAAVRALAGREGAQELVRRYGKALDAPCGSLTHLFPEPAVLAEAEPHGTLGALTAALADGTVRLDPGADRDDAQAALLALPGMDPATVAAVRVRALGDPDVAPPGAQVPDDWRPWRSYAVRHLRATGEWNDR; encoded by the coding sequence ATGGACGAAGACACCAGGTACGAGGCGGTGCGGAGCAGGGACGGGCGGTTCGACGGGGTGTTCTTCTTCGCCGTCGAGACCACCGGGATCTACTGCCGGCCCAGCTGCCCCGCGGTGACGCCGAAGCGGCACAACGTGCGGTTCTTCGCGACGGCCGCCGCCGCGCAGCGGGCCGGGTTCCGGGCCTGCCGGCGGTGCCGGCCGGACGCCGTGCCGGGGTCGGCGGAGTGGAACGTGCGGGCGGACGTCGTCGGGCGGGCCATGCGGCTGATCGCCGACGGCGTCGTGGACCGCGACGGCGTCGCCGGGCTCGCCGCGCGGCTCGGCTACAGCGCGCGGCAGGTCCAGCGGCAGCTCACCGCGGAACTCGGCGCCGGACCCGTGGCGCTCGCCCGGGCCCAGCGGGCGCACACCGCGCGGGTGCTGCTGCAGACCACCGAGCTGCCGGTCACCGAGATCGCGTTCGCGTCCGGGTTCGCCAGCGTGCGGCAGTTCAACGACACCGTCCGGGAGGTGTACGCCTCGACGCCGACCGAGCTGCGGGCCGCCGCCCCCGGGCCCCGGGGCGCCTCCCCGGGCCGGGGCGCCGGCCGGGCCGCTCCGGGCGCCGGGATCCCGTTGCGGCTCGCCCACCGCGGGCCCTACCAGGCCGCCGCCGTCTTCGACCAGCTCGCGGCGGAGGCGGTAACCGGTGTCGAGGAGGTTTCCGGCGCGCCGGGCGGCCGTACCTACCGGCGCACGCTGCGGCTGCCGTACGGCACCGGGATCGTCGCCGTCGAGGAGCGCACCGGGGCGCCGAGGCCCGGTACCGGCACTCGTCCGGGCGGCTGGCTCGACGCGCGGCTGCACCTCACCGACCTCCGGGACCTGACCACCGCGGTGCAGCGGCTGCGGCGCCTGTTCGACCTCGACGCCGACCCGTACGCCGTCGACGAGCGGCTCGGCGCCGACCCCCGGCTCGGCCCGCTGGTCGCCGCCCGGCCCGGGCTGCGCTCACCCGGCGCCGTGGACCCGGCGGAGGCCGCCGTCCGCGCCCTGGCCGGGAGGGAGGGCGCTCAGGAGCTGGTGCGGCGCTACGGCAAGGCGCTCGACGCGCCCTGCGGCAGCCTCACCCATCTCTTCCCCGAGCCGGCCGTCCTCGCCGAGGCCGAGCCGCACGGGACGCTGGGTGCGCTGACCGCCGCCCTCGCCGACGGGACCGTTCGGCTGGACCCGGGGGCCGACCGGGACGACGCGCAGGCAGCGCTGCTCGCCCTGCCCGGGATGGACCCGGCCACCGTCGCCGCCGTACGCGTGCGCGCCCTCGGCGATCCGGACGTCGCCCCGCCCGGCGCGCAGGTGCCGGACGACTGGCGGCCCTGGCGCTCGTACGCCGTCCGGCATCTGCGAGCAACAGGGGAGTGGAACGACCGATGA
- the rsgA gene encoding ribosome small subunit-dependent GTPase A: MTSLSAVSSALAPYGWDEAWADAFAPHAAHGLVPGRVVRVDRGQCDVVTADGTVRADTEFVVPRDPMKVVCTGDWVAVDPDGDPRYVRAYLPRRTAFVRSTSSKRSDGQILAANVDHAVVAVSLAVELDLGRIERFLALAWESGAQPVVVLTKADLVPDPVTLAHLVQDVETSAPGVPVLTVSALQGEGLDILVALVGSGTSVLLGQSGAGKSTLANALVGRDAMDVRAARDVDGKGRHTTTTRNLLALPSGGVLIDTPGLRGVGLYDAEGGVGQVFAEIEELAERCRFHDCSHETEPDCAVRSAVESGELPQRRLESYRKLVRENQWIVAKTDARVRAELRRDWRRKGAEGKAAMEFKRGRWT; this comes from the coding sequence TTGACTTCCCTCTCCGCTGTGTCCTCCGCGCTGGCTCCCTACGGCTGGGACGAGGCCTGGGCCGATGCGTTCGCCCCCCACGCCGCCCACGGGCTGGTGCCCGGCCGGGTCGTCCGGGTCGACCGCGGCCAGTGCGACGTCGTCACCGCCGACGGGACCGTCCGCGCCGACACCGAGTTCGTCGTGCCCCGCGATCCGATGAAGGTCGTGTGCACGGGGGACTGGGTCGCCGTCGACCCCGACGGTGACCCCCGCTACGTCCGCGCGTATCTGCCGCGCCGCACCGCCTTCGTGCGCTCCACCTCCTCCAAGCGGTCCGACGGGCAGATCCTCGCCGCCAACGTCGACCACGCCGTGGTCGCCGTGTCGCTCGCCGTCGAGCTCGACCTCGGCCGGATCGAACGCTTCCTCGCCCTGGCCTGGGAGTCCGGCGCCCAGCCCGTCGTCGTCCTCACCAAGGCCGACCTGGTGCCGGACCCGGTCACCCTCGCGCACCTCGTGCAGGACGTGGAGACGAGCGCGCCCGGCGTGCCGGTGCTCACGGTCAGCGCCCTGCAGGGGGAGGGGCTCGACATCCTCGTCGCGCTCGTCGGCTCCGGTACGTCCGTGCTGCTCGGCCAGTCCGGCGCGGGCAAGTCCACGCTGGCCAACGCCCTCGTCGGCCGGGACGCCATGGACGTGCGGGCGGCGCGGGACGTCGACGGCAAGGGCCGGCACACCACGACCACCCGCAACCTGCTCGCCCTGCCCTCGGGCGGGGTGCTCATCGACACACCCGGGCTGCGGGGCGTCGGCCTGTACGACGCCGAGGGCGGGGTCGGCCAGGTGTTCGCCGAGATCGAGGAACTGGCTGAGCGGTGCCGTTTCCACGACTGCTCCCACGAGACCGAGCCGGACTGCGCGGTGCGCTCCGCCGTGGAGAGCGGGGAGCTTCCGCAGCGCCGGCTGGAGAGCTACCGCAAGCTGGTGCGGGAGAACCAGTGGATCGTGGCCAAGACCGATGCGCGGGTCCGTGCGGAGCTTCGGCGGGACTGGCGGAGGAAGGGAGCGGAGGGGAAGGCGGCGATGGAGTTCAAGCGCGGGCGTTGGACGTAG
- a CDS encoding cellulose-binding domain-containing protein — translation MPDLPTPKDATESALFSEGWDAVLSYADLCTSGSLTAHQLATEAFTLGMREIRAAESTHVRGAGRRTARLPTIPALLTAVRDSAAAWEADGQGHRLDPDLRLWLNSAKAARYAGPPLQRPVALRGLRDMQEADASLLWLAEVEALPLPTVARRLGLDPATVADELDQVRTLFRDRCHRAHLDTPMDARCRSYARLLDAVTRSPAADTPDDLSRHLATCVRCAEAAACLRLHGGGLPAALAGGVIGWGGLAYLERRRRAAEVRLGAGRPARADAAGDPEEGAGRSRALRGGLLAAAVLLSALALGVSLMPFGGSGDAGAAARDDRQPVADPSVSRTTAPPGSPSAPAGTPSATPTTAHSGRRRQSDPEPQGSTSSAAHTPDPVRSSAPAAGCRVDYRLVDQWPNGFQAAVTITTDRPLDGWSLSWAFRDGQQVGQMWDATVHQSGSRVTATAADYNKTVAAHGTLSLGFIGTWQGRNRSPYGFTLNGAACTAG, via the coding sequence ATGCCCGACCTGCCGACCCCCAAGGACGCCACCGAGTCCGCGCTGTTCTCGGAGGGCTGGGACGCGGTGCTCAGTTACGCGGACCTGTGCACCTCCGGGTCCCTGACGGCCCATCAACTGGCGACCGAGGCCTTCACGCTCGGCATGCGCGAGATCCGCGCCGCCGAGAGCACCCATGTGCGCGGCGCGGGCCGCCGCACCGCCCGGCTGCCCACCATCCCGGCGCTGCTCACCGCCGTACGCGACAGCGCCGCCGCCTGGGAGGCCGACGGACAGGGCCACAGGCTCGACCCCGACCTCAGGCTGTGGCTCAACTCCGCCAAGGCCGCCCGCTACGCCGGCCCGCCGCTCCAGCGCCCGGTCGCGCTGCGCGGCCTGCGGGACATGCAGGAGGCCGACGCCTCGCTGCTGTGGCTGGCCGAGGTCGAGGCGCTGCCGCTGCCCACCGTCGCCCGCCGGCTCGGCCTGGACCCGGCCACCGTCGCCGACGAACTCGACCAGGTGCGCACCCTGTTCCGGGACCGCTGCCACCGCGCCCACCTCGACACTCCGATGGACGCGCGGTGCCGCTCCTACGCCCGCCTGCTGGACGCGGTCACCCGCTCGCCCGCCGCCGACACCCCCGATGACCTCTCCCGGCACCTCGCGACCTGTGTGCGCTGTGCCGAGGCCGCCGCGTGCCTGCGCCTGCACGGCGGTGGGCTGCCCGCCGCGCTGGCCGGCGGGGTCATCGGCTGGGGCGGCCTCGCCTACCTGGAACGCCGCCGCCGCGCCGCCGAGGTCCGCCTCGGCGCGGGCCGCCCCGCCCGTGCCGACGCCGCGGGAGATCCGGAGGAGGGCGCCGGCCGCAGCCGGGCCCTGCGCGGTGGCCTGCTCGCCGCCGCCGTGCTGCTCTCGGCGCTGGCGCTCGGCGTGTCGCTGATGCCGTTCGGCGGCTCCGGCGACGCCGGCGCCGCCGCCCGCGACGACCGGCAGCCGGTCGCCGACCCCAGCGTCTCCCGGACCACCGCCCCGCCCGGCTCGCCGTCGGCACCCGCCGGCACACCCTCTGCGACGCCGACCACGGCCCACTCCGGCCGCAGGCGGCAGTCCGACCCCGAACCCCAGGGAAGCACCTCCTCGGCGGCGCACACTCCCGACCCCGTCCGCTCCAGCGCCCCCGCGGCCGGCTGCCGGGTCGACTACCGCCTGGTCGACCAGTGGCCCAACGGCTTCCAGGCCGCCGTCACCATCACCACCGACCGGCCCCTCGACGGCTGGAGCCTGTCCTGGGCCTTTCGCGACGGCCAGCAGGTCGGCCAGATGTGGGACGCCACCGTCCACCAGAGCGGCTCCCGGGTCACCGCCACCGCCGCCGACTACAACAAGACCGTCGCCGCGCACGGCACGCTGTCCCTGGGGTTCATCGGCACCTGGCAGGGCAGAAACCGGTCACCGTACGGTTTCACGCTCAACGGGGCGGCCTGCACGGCGGGCTGA
- a CDS encoding radical SAM protein — protein sequence MGSRTALVEDLMERFPHVPREAVFKEDLLRGGVAFDPSALSDNESGEVKPKSYFIFSFDHGTLPELGEAALRRPPEEIILTGGPYDLRRTVVSVRVNPASPYRVAADDEGMLGLYLDGKRIADVGVPPMPEYYKHTLSNGKSVMEVAPTIQWGYLIYLTVFRVCQYFGAKEECQYCDINHNWRQHKAAGRPYTGVKDVEEVLEALEIIDRYDTQKASTAYTLTGGAITKTVAGRDEADFYGHYAKAIEERFPGRWIGKVVAQALPKADVQRFKDYGVQIYHPNFEVWDRRLFELYCPGKERYVGRDEWHKRILDSADVFGARNVIPNFVAGVEMAEPFGFTTVDEAIASTTEGLRFFMSHGITPRFTTWCPEPTTPLGKANPQGAPLEYHIRLLQAYRQTMEDFGLSSPPGYGPPGPGRAVFSVSSFMDSLPADDAAADATEAPAEV from the coding sequence ATGGGCAGTCGTACCGCGCTGGTCGAGGATCTGATGGAGCGGTTCCCGCACGTACCACGGGAAGCCGTCTTCAAGGAGGACCTGCTCCGCGGCGGCGTCGCCTTCGACCCGTCCGCCCTCAGCGACAACGAGAGCGGCGAGGTCAAGCCCAAGTCGTACTTCATCTTCTCCTTCGACCACGGCACCCTGCCCGAACTCGGCGAGGCCGCGCTGCGGCGCCCGCCGGAGGAGATCATCCTCACCGGGGGACCGTACGACCTGCGCCGTACCGTCGTCTCCGTACGGGTGAACCCCGCCTCGCCGTACCGGGTGGCCGCCGACGACGAGGGGATGCTCGGGCTCTACCTCGACGGGAAGCGGATCGCGGACGTCGGTGTGCCGCCGATGCCGGAGTACTACAAGCACACCCTCTCCAACGGCAAGTCCGTGATGGAGGTGGCCCCGACCATCCAGTGGGGTTACCTGATCTATCTCACCGTTTTCCGGGTCTGCCAGTACTTCGGCGCCAAGGAGGAGTGCCAGTACTGCGACATCAACCACAACTGGCGCCAGCACAAGGCGGCCGGGCGGCCGTACACCGGCGTGAAGGACGTCGAGGAGGTGCTGGAGGCCCTCGAGATCATCGACCGGTACGACACCCAGAAGGCCTCCACCGCCTACACGCTGACCGGCGGCGCCATCACGAAAACGGTTGCCGGGCGCGACGAGGCCGACTTCTACGGCCACTACGCCAAGGCCATCGAGGAACGCTTCCCGGGCCGCTGGATCGGCAAGGTCGTCGCCCAGGCACTGCCCAAGGCCGACGTGCAGCGGTTCAAGGACTACGGCGTGCAGATCTACCACCCCAACTTCGAGGTGTGGGACCGCCGTCTCTTCGAGCTGTACTGCCCCGGCAAGGAGCGCTACGTCGGCCGTGACGAGTGGCACAAGCGGATCCTGGACTCCGCCGACGTGTTCGGCGCGCGCAATGTGATCCCCAACTTCGTGGCGGGCGTGGAGATGGCCGAGCCCTTCGGCTTCACCACCGTCGACGAGGCCATCGCCTCCACCACCGAGGGCCTGCGCTTCTTCATGTCGCACGGCATCACGCCCCGCTTCACCACCTGGTGCCCGGAGCCCACCACCCCGCTCGGCAAGGCCAACCCGCAGGGCGCGCCGCTGGAGTACCACATCCGGCTGCTGCAGGCCTACCGGCAGACGATGGAGGACTTCGGGCTGTCCTCCCCGCCCGGCTACGGCCCGCCCGGACCCGGCCGCGCGGTCTTCTCCGTCAGCTCCTTCATGGACAGCCTGCCCGCGGACGACGCGGCGGCGGACGCCACGGAGGCGCCGGCCGAGGTGTGA
- a CDS encoding pyridoxamine 5'-phosphate oxidase family protein: MTQEPLPARLPVTDRTRHRRLREQGSLERAELEEILDAAFVCHLGVLVEGRPVVVPTVYGRDERWLYLHGSVASRSLAGGDTPVCVTVTHVDGLVLARSVFEHGVNYRSAMIHGTARKVTDPEEKLEGLRRLTEHSAPGQWSYARRPNRRELAATTLLALSLQEASVKIRTGAPDDGDGPDAALGLWAGVLPLTTLWGAPEPDPALPARTAVPDHIARRAGTRHG, encoded by the coding sequence ATGACTCAGGAACCGCTTCCCGCCCGCCTGCCCGTCACCGACCGCACCCGGCACCGCAGGCTGCGCGAGCAGGGCAGCCTGGAACGGGCGGAGCTGGAGGAGATCCTCGACGCCGCCTTCGTCTGTCATCTCGGCGTGCTGGTCGAGGGGCGGCCGGTGGTCGTGCCCACAGTGTACGGGCGGGACGAGCGGTGGCTGTATCTGCACGGGTCCGTGGCCAGCCGCAGCCTCGCCGGCGGCGACACCCCCGTGTGCGTGACCGTGACGCACGTGGACGGGCTCGTGCTCGCCCGGTCGGTCTTCGAGCACGGCGTCAACTACCGCAGCGCCATGATCCACGGCACCGCCCGCAAGGTCACCGACCCCGAGGAGAAGCTCGAGGGCCTGCGCCGGCTCACCGAGCACTCCGCGCCCGGCCAGTGGTCGTACGCCCGCCGCCCCAACCGCAGGGAACTGGCCGCCACCACCCTGCTCGCCCTGTCCCTCCAGGAGGCCTCCGTCAAGATCCGCACCGGCGCCCCCGACGACGGCGACGGCCCCGACGCCGCCCTCGGGCTGTGGGCCGGCGTCCTGCCGCTGACCACGCTCTGGGGCGCCCCGGAGCCCGACCCGGCACTGCCGGCCCGGACCGCCGTACCGGACCACATCGCCCGCCGCGCGGGGACCCGGCACGGCTGA
- a CDS encoding FAD-binding protein codes for MAGTAETAGTVTNWARTITYTAREFHRPRTLDALAALVARSARVRVLGSGHSFNRIADPGADGVLLSTVGLPPVIEVDTAARTVRVAGGVRYAELAGAVHAHGLALPNMASLPHISVAGSVATGTHGSGVGNGPLASAVREVELVVADGSTVTIGRGDPRFDGAVTSLGALGVVTALTLDLEPAYEVEQHVFTELPLEGLDFAAVAAAGYSVSLFTDWREPGFRQVWVKRRTDQPAVDFPWAAPARVPLHPVPGMPAGNCTEQLGVPGPWHERLPHFRAEFTPSSGEEIQSEYLLPRTAAVEALQRIDALRPVVAGVLQTCEVRTVAADTQWLSPAHARNSVALHFTWVRNEAAVLPVVRRLEEALVRFDPRPHWGKVYEVPPAVVRRRYTRVDEFRGLARSLDPEGKFTNAFVRELLAG; via the coding sequence GTGGCAGGGACGGCCGAGACCGCCGGGACGGTCACCAACTGGGCGCGCACCATCACCTACACCGCGCGGGAGTTCCACCGGCCACGCACGCTCGACGCGCTCGCAGCGCTGGTCGCGCGCAGTGCGCGGGTCCGGGTGCTGGGCAGCGGGCACTCCTTCAACCGGATCGCCGACCCGGGCGCGGACGGTGTCCTGCTGTCCACGGTCGGTCTGCCGCCGGTGATCGAGGTCGACACGGCCGCGCGCACGGTCCGGGTCGCGGGCGGGGTCCGTTACGCCGAACTGGCCGGCGCCGTCCACGCGCACGGCCTCGCCCTGCCGAACATGGCGTCCCTGCCGCACATCTCGGTGGCCGGTTCGGTGGCGACCGGCACCCATGGATCGGGGGTGGGCAACGGGCCGCTCGCCTCGGCCGTACGGGAGGTGGAGCTGGTCGTCGCGGACGGCTCGACGGTGACGATCGGCCGGGGCGACCCGCGCTTCGACGGTGCCGTGACCTCGCTCGGCGCGCTCGGCGTCGTCACCGCGCTCACCCTCGACCTGGAGCCGGCGTACGAGGTCGAGCAGCACGTGTTCACCGAACTGCCGCTGGAGGGGCTGGACTTCGCCGCCGTTGCCGCCGCCGGATACAGCGTGAGCCTGTTCACCGACTGGCGGGAGCCGGGTTTCCGGCAGGTGTGGGTCAAGCGGCGCACGGACCAGCCCGCGGTGGACTTCCCGTGGGCGGCGCCCGCGCGGGTGCCGCTGCACCCGGTGCCGGGCATGCCCGCGGGCAACTGCACCGAGCAGCTGGGTGTGCCGGGGCCGTGGCACGAGCGACTGCCGCACTTCCGGGCGGAGTTCACGCCGAGCAGCGGGGAGGAGATCCAGTCGGAGTATCTGCTGCCGCGGACGGCGGCGGTGGAGGCGCTGCAGCGGATCGACGCCCTGCGGCCGGTGGTCGCCGGTGTCCTGCAGACCTGCGAGGTACGGACGGTCGCCGCCGACACGCAGTGGCTCAGCCCCGCCCACGCGCGGAACTCGGTCGCCCTGCACTTCACCTGGGTGCGGAACGAGGCGGCCGTCCTTCCGGTGGTGCGCCGGCTGGAGGAGGCGCTGGTCCGGTTCGACCCGAGGCCGCACTGGGGGAAGGTGTACGAGGTCCCGCCGGCAGTGGTCCGTCGGCGGTACACACGCGTCGACGAATTCCGCGGCCTCGCCCGCTCCCTGGATCCGGAGGGGAAGTTCACCAACGCCTTCGTGCGGGAGCTCCTGGCCGGCTGA
- a CDS encoding ROK family transcriptional regulator, whose amino-acid sequence MKRTSRDIRTANRYEVLRQIIAESPTSRQELAAATGLSLATVATLVGELLDLRMITEVGFEDSAGGRPRGLVAVNASGGALIGVDIAETYVHVELFDLALNVLARADEDMRPGESRPEQVVGHVAAAVGSVVAQAGVEAARVLGVGVSVPGQVDRDTGVAEYAPNFDWHDVPLLDLLAEHIAYPLYLDNPLRACAVAELWFGAARGRGDAVVVNLGTGVGAGLALGGGLHRGVSNSAGEWGHTTLVLDGRLCHCGNHGCVETYVGAPGIMQNLRELDPRSSLLHPEDQTASIDALARAVAAGDPVAVKVVRDTARYLGAGVSDLINLLNPEVVVLSSWVAARLGEPLLDEVRQAVARHALRRPLAATEIVLSPIPTDPVSLGAATFALEGALQSVGQRPGKRSNARSRTAPPS is encoded by the coding sequence TTGAAGCGCACATCACGTGACATCCGCACCGCGAACCGCTACGAGGTGCTGCGCCAGATCATCGCCGAGTCTCCCACCTCCCGGCAGGAGCTGGCCGCCGCCACCGGACTGAGCCTGGCCACGGTCGCCACGCTGGTCGGCGAACTGCTCGACCTCCGCATGATCACCGAGGTGGGGTTCGAGGACTCGGCCGGCGGCCGCCCCCGGGGCCTGGTCGCCGTCAACGCGTCGGGGGGCGCGTTGATCGGCGTCGACATCGCGGAGACGTACGTCCATGTCGAGCTGTTCGACCTGGCGCTGAACGTGCTGGCCCGCGCCGACGAGGACATGCGGCCCGGCGAGAGCCGCCCGGAGCAGGTGGTCGGCCATGTGGCCGCGGCCGTCGGCTCGGTGGTGGCACAGGCCGGGGTCGAGGCGGCCCGGGTGCTCGGCGTCGGGGTGAGCGTGCCGGGCCAGGTGGACCGGGACACCGGCGTCGCCGAGTACGCGCCCAACTTCGACTGGCACGACGTACCCCTGCTCGACCTGCTCGCCGAGCACATCGCCTACCCCCTGTACCTGGACAACCCGCTGCGCGCCTGCGCGGTGGCCGAGCTGTGGTTCGGGGCCGCGCGGGGCCGCGGGGACGCGGTCGTGGTCAACCTGGGCACGGGGGTCGGCGCCGGTCTCGCCCTCGGCGGCGGACTGCACCGGGGGGTGAGCAACAGCGCCGGCGAGTGGGGCCACACCACGCTCGTGTTGGACGGGCGGCTGTGCCACTGCGGCAATCACGGCTGCGTGGAGACGTACGTCGGCGCGCCCGGCATCATGCAGAACCTGCGCGAGCTGGACCCGCGCTCGTCCCTGCTGCACCCCGAGGACCAGACGGCCAGCATCGACGCGCTGGCCCGCGCGGTGGCCGCGGGCGACCCGGTGGCCGTCAAGGTGGTCCGGGACACCGCCCGTTACCTGGGCGCCGGCGTCTCCGACCTGATCAACCTGCTCAACCCCGAGGTGGTCGTGCTCAGCAGCTGGGTCGCCGCCCGGCTGGGCGAGCCGCTGCTCGACGAGGTCCGTCAGGCCGTCGCCCGGCACGCGCTGCGCCGACCGCTGGCCGCCACCGAGATCGTCCTCTCCCCGATCCCCACCGACCCGGTGTCCCTGGGCGCGGCCACGTTCGCGCTCGAAGGGGCGCTGCAGTCCGTCGGGCAGAGGCCTGGAAAGCGCAGCAACGCAAGGAGCCGTACCGCACCGCCTTCATGA
- a CDS encoding ABC transporter substrate-binding protein — protein sequence MSAQSNSTWDRRSILRAAAGLAVAAPLAACGSNNGRGGSGSGKQLTQMFHAYGEPGVEQAVKRYAAAYKKANVTTQWITSADYESKLFATLLTKNAPDVFEFHPQIQLVKSGQVADLSDIVDPVKDDFNAADIKSHTVDGKVYGVRMIDDPQFFFYRPSLFEKAGVKVPETLDELIEAAAKLTTGKTKGVYLGNDLHSIINPLIWSAGADTLDDKNRIAYHTPGVVEGLKKLRTLFTSGHLLLGAPTDFWDPSSLSQGLCAIQFCGMWAMPQFQKALGDDLGIFPFPKTVDSGKPSVYNGGWSMFVNAKGGDVDAAKEYVKWLWIDQKQYQEDFSTSYGFHIPPRSSIAASATTLKSGLPAQGVKLFNDYGHFDNIGWTQAMIQATWDLLANCVRKDGDPEQALDECDKTVGRELKKLFG from the coding sequence ATGTCGGCACAGAGCAACAGCACCTGGGACCGCCGTTCGATACTCCGGGCCGCCGCCGGTCTGGCCGTCGCCGCCCCGCTCGCCGCGTGCGGCAGCAACAACGGGCGTGGCGGGAGCGGTTCGGGCAAGCAGCTCACCCAGATGTTCCACGCCTACGGCGAACCGGGCGTGGAGCAGGCGGTCAAGCGGTACGCCGCCGCGTACAAGAAGGCGAACGTGACCACGCAGTGGATCACCAGCGCCGACTACGAGAGCAAGCTGTTCGCCACGCTGCTCACCAAGAACGCGCCCGACGTGTTCGAGTTCCACCCGCAGATCCAGCTCGTCAAGAGCGGTCAGGTGGCGGACCTGAGCGACATCGTCGACCCGGTCAAGGACGACTTCAACGCGGCCGACATCAAGTCGCACACGGTCGACGGGAAGGTCTACGGCGTCCGGATGATCGACGACCCGCAGTTCTTCTTCTACCGGCCCTCGCTCTTCGAGAAGGCCGGCGTCAAGGTTCCCGAGACCCTCGACGAGCTGATCGAGGCCGCCGCCAAGCTCACCACCGGCAAGACGAAGGGCGTCTACCTCGGCAACGACCTGCACTCGATCATCAACCCGCTGATCTGGTCCGCCGGCGCCGACACCCTCGACGACAAGAACCGGATCGCCTACCACACGCCCGGTGTCGTCGAGGGCCTGAAGAAGCTGCGCACGCTCTTCACCAGCGGCCACCTCCTCCTCGGCGCCCCGACGGACTTCTGGGACCCCTCCTCGCTCAGCCAGGGCCTGTGCGCCATCCAGTTCTGCGGCATGTGGGCCATGCCGCAGTTCCAGAAGGCGCTCGGCGACGACCTCGGGATCTTCCCCTTCCCGAAGACCGTCGACTCCGGCAAGCCCTCGGTCTACAACGGCGGCTGGTCGATGTTCGTCAACGCCAAGGGCGGCGACGTCGACGCGGCCAAGGAGTACGTGAAGTGGCTGTGGATCGACCAGAAGCAGTACCAGGAGGACTTCTCGACCTCGTACGGCTTCCACATCCCGCCGCGCTCCTCGATCGCCGCCTCGGCCACCACGCTCAAGTCCGGTCTGCCCGCACAGGGCGTCAAGCTCTTCAACGACTACGGGCACTTCGACAACATCGGCTGGACCCAGGCGATGATCCAGGCGACGTGGGACCTCCTCGCCAACTGCGTCCGCAAGGACGGTGACCCGGAGCAGGCCCTGGACGAGTGCGACAAGACGGTGGGCCGAGAGCTGAAGAAGCTGTTCGGATAG
- a CDS encoding carbohydrate ABC transporter permease: MSTTTKPALAGPAPAKARPARTWRGLRGSRTFNFWLFISPFLLGLVFFIYVPIVWSVYLSFFDARFTVTPSKFIGFDNYAYMLTDPKFVHSLGTFTVFAAFIVPTTWAVSLGLALLVNRLRFMRAFFRSVFFLPTACSYVAASLIWKMSLFSGVRFGLMNTVLGWFGIDNIAWLASPSPPWYWLVIVTARLWLQSGFYMILFLAALQNIPAELYEAAAIDGAKPGWQTFRHITLPQLRATSTAVILLLLIAAYQAFDEFYNLLDKTTWGRPPLVELYYTALGTEQDYGAGSAGAVILTALIVLVTLFQGKIMGFGRGEDAK; encoded by the coding sequence ATGTCGACGACGACCAAGCCCGCCCTCGCGGGCCCCGCCCCGGCGAAGGCCCGACCGGCCCGGACCTGGCGGGGTCTGCGGGGCAGCCGCACCTTCAACTTCTGGCTCTTCATCAGCCCCTTCCTCCTCGGGCTGGTGTTCTTCATCTACGTGCCGATCGTCTGGAGCGTCTACCTCAGCTTCTTCGACGCACGCTTCACGGTCACACCGTCGAAGTTCATCGGTTTCGACAACTACGCGTACATGCTGACGGACCCCAAGTTCGTCCACTCGCTCGGCACGTTCACCGTCTTCGCCGCGTTCATCGTGCCGACCACCTGGGCGGTGTCACTGGGCCTCGCGCTGCTGGTGAACCGGCTCAGGTTCATGCGGGCGTTCTTCCGGTCCGTGTTCTTCCTGCCGACCGCGTGCTCCTACGTCGCCGCGTCGCTGATCTGGAAGATGTCCCTCTTCAGCGGCGTGCGCTTCGGCCTGATGAACACCGTCCTCGGCTGGTTCGGGATCGACAACATCGCCTGGCTGGCGAGCCCCAGTCCGCCCTGGTACTGGCTGGTCATCGTCACGGCACGGCTGTGGCTGCAGTCCGGTTTCTACATGATTCTCTTCCTCGCCGCGCTGCAGAACATCCCGGCCGAGCTGTACGAGGCCGCCGCCATCGACGGCGCCAAGCCGGGCTGGCAGACCTTCCGGCACATCACGCTGCCCCAACTGCGGGCCACCTCGACCGCGGTGATCCTGCTGCTGCTCATCGCCGCGTACCAGGCCTTCGACGAGTTCTACAACCTGCTCGACAAGACGACCTGGGGCCGCCCGCCGCTGGTCGAGCTGTACTACACCGCCCTGGGCACGGAACAGGACTACGGCGCCGGCAGCGCGGGAGCCGTCATCCTGACCGCGCTGATCGTCCTCGTGACCCTGTTCCAGGGCAAGATCATGGGCTTCGGAAGGGGTGAGGACGCCAAGTGA